The proteins below come from a single Yamadazyma tenuis chromosome 5, complete sequence genomic window:
- a CDS encoding carboxylesterase type B (MEROPS:MER0030934; COG:G; EggNog:ENOG503NZME), producing MKYDYRPTACETQIPGLGSVKGLDYEELGVAQYLGIPYATVPGRFRKSVLKDKWETGVHDGTQLGPMIPQIKRSFYPIPMFDRPWLNIPGQDEYGLNLNISAPKSDQKMPVMVFIHGGANTYGAGNACIYDGLQLAKISVDLKEPTIVISFNYRLGAVGFLASKDLQKYNQSFGEDGVGNYGVSDQTNVLRWVNKYIKYLGGDESRVTLFGQSAGSQATHLALLQNDGLFSRAILQSGLAPLCGIFTVEQYDVVYLKLLKKLGIDTNLPWEKRVAALLAVDQQTLTQTNEDLFEIQFVTMAYTQDGSVLPEIPSWADVGKDASSGVEAIMIGDCVNECIIWNSAYKHMSGAEFVADFKRKCSSIEVAEKFLELYDIKSTDSVDETYAKVESMTSDGMYILPNYIFYQANPSSFVYHFDQKSPYDNEWGGYAHHSLDNVYIWGLLKKSLPQKSWELSEQMSKIWLDFANGKANWEAYKENRKAFLFGDEDRLGRLVSEEEDSSRAHKYGIWREIIDAGLVEEFGRVCEDICLLRTQDHGYI from the coding sequence ATGAAATACGATTACAGGCCTACTGCTTGCGAAACACAAATACCTGGTTTGGGAAGCGTGAAAGGCTTGGACTATGAGGAACTTGGAGTGGCCCAATACTTGGGAATCCCCTATGCCACCGTACCAGGCCGCTTTAGAAAATCGGTGTTGAAGGACAAATGGGAAACCGGAGTCCACGACGGAACCCAGCTCGGGCCAATGATCCCGCAGATAAAGCGGTCGTTCTACCCGATCCCCATGTTCGATCGGCCCTGGCTCAACATCCCTGGCCAGGATGAGTACGGTCTTAATCTCAATATCAGTGCTCCTAAGAGCGATCAGAAAATGCCAGTAATGGTATTTATTCATGGAGGAGCCAACACCTACGGGGCTGGAAATGCGTGTATCTATGACGGACTCCAGCTTGCCAAAATTTCTGTGGACCTCAAGGAGCCTACTATTGTCATTTCGTTCAATTACCGTTTGGGTGCGGTCGGGTTTTTGGCATCCAAGGACTTACAGAAGTACAACCAGAGTTTTGGTGAAGACGGTGTGGGAAACTACGGAGTATCGGACCAGACGAACGTGTTACGCTGGGTCAACAAGTAtatcaagtacttgggTGGAGATGAGCTGAGAGTCACTTTGTTTGGCCAATCTGCCGGAAGTCAGGCTACCCATTTGGCCTTGTTGCAAAACGATGGGTTGTTCTCGAGAGCCATTTTGCAAAGTGGTTTGGCTCCTCTTTGTGGTATCTTCACCGTCGAACAGTACGATGTAGTGTACCTCAAGTTGCTCAAGAAATTGGGGATTGACACCAATTTACCATGGGAGAAGCGTGTTGCGGCTCTTTTGgctgttgatcaacaaacaTTGACTCAAACAAATGAGGACTTGTTTGAAATCCAGTTTGTCACCATGGCGTACACCCAAGATGGGTCGGTGTTACCTGAGATCCCTTCGTGGGCAGACGTTGGCAAAGATGCTTCACTGGGGGTAGAGGCCATTATGATCGGAGACTGCGTCAACGAGTGTATTATCTGGAACTCGGCCTACAAGCACATGAGTGGTGCTGAGTTTGTCGCGGACTTCAAGAGAAAGTGCAGTTCTATCGAAGTTGCcgagaagttcttggaacTCTATGACATTAAGTCCACTGACTCGGTGGACGAAACTTATGCCAAGGTCGAGTCTATGACATCGGACGGAATGTACATCTTGCCAAACTACATTTTCTACCAAGCAAACCCCAGCTCGTTCGTGTACCATTTTGACCAGAAGTCCCCGTACGATAACGAATGGGGTGGATATGCTCACCATTCTTTAGACAATGTGTACATTTGGGggcttttgaagaagtcttTGCCGCAAAAACTGTGGGAGTTGTCTGAGCAAATGTCGAAGATTTGGTTGGACTTTGCCAACGGCAAGGCTAACTGGGAAGCATACAAGGAGAACAGAAAGGcgtttttgtttggtgaCGAAGATAGACTTGGAAGATTGGTCAGTGAAGAGGAGGACAGTTCTAGAGCACATAAGTATGGGATTTGGAGAGAAATCATTGATGCTGGGTTAGTGGAGGAGTTTGGAAGAGTTTGTGAGGATATCTGTTTGCTCAGAACCCAGGACCATGGATACATATGA
- the YCP4_3 gene encoding flavodoxin-like fold protein (COG:S; CAZy:AA6; EggNog:ENOG503NU10) → MAPKIAIIYYSTYGHLYAAAQEVQKGVQSAGGSADLYQIKETLPEEVLKAMHAPPKSDVPLASVDTLKEYDAFLFGIPTRYGNVPAQWKAFWDQTGGLWAAGALYGKPFGVFVSTGGLGGGQEATIINSLSSFIHHGMVYVPLGYGEAFPLLTNLTEVHGGSPWGSGLLAGGDGSRKASELENKVFNIHGKTFYKTVEKF, encoded by the coding sequence ATGGCTCCAAAGATCGCTATCATCTACTACTCAACCTACGGTCACTTATATGCGGCTGCCCAAGAGGTGCAAAAGGGTGTCCAATCTGCCGGTGGAAGTGCCGACCTCtaccaaatcaaagaaacCTTACCAGAAGAAGTGTTGAAAGCCATGCACGCTCCACCAAAGTCCGACGTACCACTTGCGTCTGTGGACACCTTGAAGGAATACGATGCGTTCTTGTTTGGAATTCCCACCAGATACGGTAATGTTCCTGCCCAATGGAAGGCTTTCTGGGACCAAACCGGTGGTTTATGGGCAGCTGGTGCCTTGTACGGTAAGCCATTTGGAGTGTTTGTTTCCACTGGAGGTCTTGGTGGAGGGCAAGAGGCCACTATAATCAACTCGTTGTCTTCGTTTATTCACCACGGTATGGTCTATGTGCCTTTGGGATACGGTGAAGCCTTCCCACTTTTAACCAATTTGACCGAGGTTCATGGCGGCTCCCCATGGGGTTCTGGTTTGCTTGCTGGAGGCGACGGTTCCAGAAAGGCCAGTGAGTTGGAGAACAAGGTTTTCAACATCCATGGAAAGACTTTCTACAAGACTGTTGAGAAGTTTTAG
- the YCP4_4 gene encoding flavodoxin-like fold protein (COG:S; CAZy:AA6; EggNog:ENOG503NU10), translating into MKVAVIYYSTYTHVETLAKSIQSGVESAGGQADLFQIEETLPEEVLKAMYAPPKSDVPLASVDTLKEYDAFLFGIPTRFGNLPAQWKAFWDQTGGLWASGGLYGKPFGLFISTAGAGGGQEATARNALSSFIHHGMIYVPLGYGEAFPLLTNLEEAHGGSPWGSGAFAGGDGSRQPSKLELDIAAIQGKSFFTTANKLVGTSEPEPTKEAVTTATADSPTEKPVAKREAQSKPAEAESQSTCSKCVVM; encoded by the coding sequence ATGAAGGTCGCCGTCATCTACTACTCTACCTACACCCATGTTGAaaccttggccaagtccatCCAACTGGGAGTGGAATCTGCTGGTGGTCAAGCCGATTTATTCCAAATCGAAGAAACCTTACCCGAAGAGGTCTTGAAAGCCATGTACGCTCCACCAAAGTCCGACGTACCACTTGCGTCTGTGGACACCTTGAAGGAATACGATGCGTTCTTGTTCGGAATTCCTACTAGATTTGGTAACTTACCTGCCCAATGGAAAGCTTTCTGGGACCAAACCGGTGGTTTATGGGCATCTGGAGGGTTATATGGTAAGCCATTCGGGCTCTTCATTTCCACTGCCGGTGCCGGTGGAGGCCAGGAAGCCACCGCCAGAAACGCGTTGTCTTCGTTCATTCACCACGGTATGATTTATGTGCCTTTGGGATACGGCGAAGCTTTCCCACTtttgaccaacttggaagaagctCATGGAGGCTCTCCATGGGGTTCGGGAGCCTTTGCTGGTGGCGATGGTTCCAGACAACCAAGTAAACTTGAGTTGGATATTGCAGCCATTCAAGGTAAGAGTTTTTTCACCACTGCTAACAAGCTTGTGGGAACCAGTGAACCTGAACCCACCAAGGAAGCGGTTACCACTGCCACTGCTGATTCCCCCACGGAAAAGCCTGTTGCCAAGAGAGAAGCACAGCTGAAGCCTGCGGAGGCCGAATCACAATCGACTTGCTCCAAGTGTGTAGTTATGTAA
- the DAD1 gene encoding Dolichyl-diphosphooligosaccharide-protein glycosyltransferase subunit dad1 (EggNog:ENOG503P70A; COG:S) — MSDFEKYRDTLIQEISNSINSIVLNLNTLNRSLHNSIQVSKEFDNVSDLWANFYSGLKKESGQQEPEEENEVEGQQDTQGSQEA; from the coding sequence ATGAGcgactttgaaaagtacaGAGACACGTTGATCCAGGAGATAAgcaactccatcaactccaTTGTGTTGAACctcaacaccttgaacCGATCATTACACAATTCCATCCAAGTCAGCAAAGAATTCGATAACGTTAGCGATCTATGGGCAAACTTCTACAGCGGGCTCAAGAAAGAACTGGGCCAGcaagaaccagaagaagagaatgaGGTGGAAGGCCAACAAGATACCCAGGGGAGCCAAGAAGCTTAA
- a CDS encoding uncharacterized protein (EggNog:ENOG503PP2K; COG:P), with amino-acid sequence MAKDKETTKKDGDSRRKRSFFSCDRCKTRKLACVRLNENLSIYEPCATCKALGLDCKTTIQRKRRRLDIKTVSLINKEYMAKILESLYPSVDFNDTSSLQALHQSITHQDSNEALRYGSFSTAEGAQSEDKEVSYVIYSGKSVNGGISSSSSSFGSQSGSFDRIIYDNDGRSHFMGCFGFTGSLTVLLSTFIRITPHKDINSIKFIAVMNKRGSVISSFSEATEPVIFRNINTKTYPLVCYFSRKEADFYVDKFYQCQQSLLSGMNKQKFTDMYDTFWRINVGELPPHTLSIPQYCCIYVVWITGVGMELYPGTSMQDTYELVNRYINLIKILLSDIFLVPSADGILCLLLLSHFFERNMQVETSYILAQTAVCHAMSCGFHRESVATSETFDLWWSLFDREIKLGFYFGRSSTIPLEQVDLNNERRFKDEDGKYSNSYYLTELHKLAYLFLNHKSQLPTVSKKITAKHLDASLEFDKILIDFYDNLPENFKHFEHIQAQEAEILNSYYLTAVNSGFPFILYPIERTSIVMLPRIKDMVHLIERCIESCISHIKLAAFVQRSEFYPSVEFTTATTACCVMVGLVAGALFYKVTVHAIPEQYKPSDIEDKLKQITRYSKILRILNQQRAMDATGTSRVRRYWVEILNEDLSLLLTDDDSEPNTQTLKTMILGDENGSFDQEHKEGEDIVVESGATDNPENYLNPVSIPNLLDMNNFLDGYLSQQSWMSGVLRDMGISK; translated from the coding sequence ATGGCCAAAGACAAGGAAACCACAAAGAAGGATGGCGACTCCAGGCGTAAGAGATCATTTTTCAGCTGTGACCGGTGCAAAACCAGAAAACTTGCTTGTGTCCGTCTCAATGAGAATCTCAGCATTTACGAACCGTGTGCAACATGTAAAGCACTTGGACTCGACTGCAAAACCACCATTCAGCGTAAAAGACGACGGTTGGATATCAAAACCGTTTCTCTCATTAACAAGGAATATATGGCTAAAATCTTGGAGTCTTTATACCCGCTGGTGGACTTCAATGATACCAGCTCTTTGCAGGCTTTACACCAAAGTATCACTCACCAGGACTCTAACGAAGCACTCCGATATGGCTCTTTTTCCACGGCTGAAGGCGCACAATCCGAAGACAAGGAAGTGCTGTATGTGATATATAGTGGGAAAAGTGTCAATGGGGGGATTTCGTCAAGTTCTTCGTCGTTTGGGCTGCAACTGGGTTCTTTTGATAGAATCATATACGACAACGACGGCCGATCTCACTTCATGGGATGTTTTGGATTTACTGGAAGCCTCACGGTACTTCTCAGCACATTCATACGGATAACTCCACACAAAGATATTAATTCCATCAAGTTTATCGCCGTGATGAACAAAAGAGGGTCAGtgatatcttcattttcagaGGCCACAGAGCCCGTGATCTTTCGAAATATCAACACAAAGACTTACCCACTAGTGTGTTATTTCTCACGGAAAGAGGCAGACTTCTACGTGGATAAGTTTTACCAATGCCAGCAATCGCTTCTTTCAGGCATGAATAAACAGAAGTTTACGGATATGTACGACACTTTCTGGAGGATCAATGTGGGAGAACTTCCTCCGCATACTCTTTCAATTCCTCAGTACTGCTGTATTTATGTGGTGTGGATCACTGGGGTAGGCATGGAGCTATACCCAGGAACTTCTATGCAAGACACATACGAATTGGTCAACCGGtatatcaacttgatcaagatcTTGCTTTCGGATATCTTCCTTGTTCCATCCGCAGACGGGATCTTGTGTCTTCTTCTATTATCACATTTCTTTGAAAGGAACATGCAAGTGGAAACCTCGTACATTTTGGCTCAGACTGCCGTGTGCCACGCCATGTCGTGTGGGTTTCACCGTGAATCGGTTGCAACCAGTGAAACATTCGACCTATGGTGGTCTTTGTTTGATAGAGAGATCAAGCTTGGTTTTTACTTTGGCAGAAGTCTGACGATTCCTTTGGAGCAGGTGGATTTGAACAATGAAAGACGATTCAAAGACGAAGACGGCAAGTATCTGAACTCATATTATCTTACGGAGTTGCACAAGTTGGCGTACTTATTCTTAAATCACAAAAGTCAGCTTCCCACTGTTTCTAAGAAGATCACTGCTAAGCATTTAGATGCTTCACTCGAGTTCGACAAGATTTTAATTGACTTTTACGACAACCTTCCCGAAAATTTCAAGCACTTTGAACATATACAGGCACAAGAAGCAGAGATCTTGAACCTGTACTATTTGACAGCAGTTAATTCTGGGTTCCCATTCATCCTATATCCTATTGAGCGCACTTCGATAGTGATGCTCCCGAGAATAAAAGACATGGTTCATTTGATCGAAAGGTGTATTGAAAGCTGTATTAGCCACATCAAGCTTGCTGCATTTGTTCAAAGAAGTGAGTTTTATCCGAGTGTTGAGTTTACGACAGCCACTACCGCGTGTTGTGTGATGGTTGGCTTGGTTGCTGGCGCACTTTTCTACAAGGTTACAGTCCATGCTATACCTGAGCAGTATAAACCTCTGGATATCGAAGACAAGCTAAAGCAAATTACCCGGTACTCGAAGATCCTTCGTATCTTGAACCAGCAAAGAGCCATGGATGCTACTGGAACACTGAGAGTTAGGAGATACTGGgtggaaatcttgaacGAAGACCTCAGTCTTCTTTTGACTGATGACGACAGCGAACCAAATACCCAAACCCTCAAGACGATGATATTGGGAGATGAAAATGGGTCTTTTGATCAGGAACACAAAGAAGGAGAGGATATAGTAGTCGAACTGGGAGCTACCGATAATCCTGAGAACTATCTCAACCCAGTATCTATTCccaatcttcttgatatgAACAACTTCCTCGACGGGTATCTTTCGCAGCAGAGCTGGATGTCTGGTGTGCTTCGAGACATGGGGATCAGCAAGTAG
- a CDS encoding uncharacterized protein (EggNog:ENOG503NWK3; COG:G) — MSASENSSTKKEKLVVAVSEVGTSDDLELNSSIVSNAQDIAAKYGNILQGGYTKQEARKILWKCDMFLIPFLWLNVTFGAMDKVSTGTASIYGMQTDLGLVGNQYSWIGSAFYFGYLFWCFPSGMILQKLPVAKVSGACFFVWGIIIIGSGFAKNFETMVACRVLLGIAEAPIVPLNLIIMSTWYKKGPEQSIRLGLFYTGFSTIFTGTIGYAVGGYTNVAYSPWRYFMWIIGALSSVYGILEFFLLPDSPVNCRYLNEREKAIVIDRVRKNQTGVKNTKFKKDQFFQTLKDPKVWVMVAIQLFISIPNGGLTNFSPLIVNGLGWSSRDSTLLTMPTGIMQTVSVYMASGSLALLEKFWPKKHFRGAVLCFYLIPAFVGTGCLYKLPLTWYTSRLVSLYFGFFYLGSYIISLNLIAANHAGFTRKVTANSIYFLTYAVSNLIAPQFFLTRQAPTYSLGVGAIFGAYALTICAVCVYMFLCWRENKRRNTLYGEAEIENRDTDFSDLTDIDNMNFRYKW, encoded by the coding sequence ATGTCAGCCAGCGAAAACTCCAGCACTAAGAAAGAAAAGCTTGTAGTGGCTGTCAGTGAAGTCGGAACTTCCGACGATCTCGAACTAAACTCATCAATTGTCTCAAATGCTCAAGATATCGCTGCGAAATATGGAAATATCTTACAAGGTGGATACACAAAGCAAGAAGCCAGAAAGATCTTGTGGAAATGTGATATGTTCCTCATCCCATTTCTTTGGCTCAATGTGACGTTTGGTGCCATGGACAAGGTTTCTACCGGTACCGCTTCTATCTACGGAATGCAAACAGATCTAGGACTCGTGGGAAACCAGTATAGTTGGATTGGTTCGGCCTTTTACTTCGGATACTTATTCTGGTGCTTTCCAAGTGGAATGATCCTTCAGAAGTTGCCAGTTGCCAAAGTCTCGGGAGCATGCTTTTTTGTGTGGGGTATTATCATCATCGGATCAGGTTTTGCCAAAAACTTCGAGACGATGGTGGCATGTagagttcttcttgggattGCCGAAGCCCCTATTGTGCCCCTTAACCTTATAATCATGAGTACTTGGTACAAGAAGGGCCCTGAACAGTCGATTCGGTTGGGACTTTTCTACACTGGCTtttccaccattttcaCCGGTACTATTGGATATGCGGTTGGAGGATATACTAATGTTGCTTACTCCCCCTGGAGATACTTCATGTGGATCATTGGGGCCTTGTCATCGGTTTATGGGATTTTGGAGTTCTTTTTATTGCCCGACTCGCCAGTGAACTGTCGATATTTGAACGAAAGAGAAAAGGCTATTGTAATCGACAGGGTCAGAAAGAACCAGACGGGTGTCAAgaacaccaagttcaagaaagacCAGTTTTTCCAGACGTTAAAGGACCCCAAGGTGTGGGTTATGGTGGCTATTCAGTTATTCATTTCGATCCCCAACGGAGGTCTCACCAACTTCAGTCCTTTGATTGTCAACGGATTGGGATGGAGTTCACGGGATAGTACTTTGTTGACAATGCCCACTGGGATTATGCAGACGGTTTCTGTGTACATGGCTAGTGGTTCTTTGGCacttttggagaagttcTGGCCTAAAAAACACTTTAGAGGAGCGGTTCTTTGCTTCTACTTGATTCCAGCGTTTGTGGGTACTGGCTGCTTATACAAACTTCCTTTGACATGGTACACTAGCAGACTCGTGTCGCTTTACTTTGGATTTTTCTACTTGGGATCGTACATTATTTCGTTGAATTTAATTGCTGCAAATCATGCTGGGTTCACAAGAAAAGTGACGGCCAATTCCATATACTTTTTGACCTACGCCGTCAGTAACTTAATAGCTCCGCAGTTCTTCTTGACTAGACAGGCCCCAACCTACAGTTTGGGTGTGGGGGCCATTTTTGGTGCCTATGCTCTTACTATTTGTGCTGTGTGTGTATATATGTTTTTGTGTTGGAGGGAAAACAAAAGGAGAAATACGCTTTACGGAGAAGCAGAAATTGAGAATAGAGACACCGATTTCCTGGACTTGACTGATATTGATAATATGAACTTCCGTTACAAGTGGTGA
- the KCS1 gene encoding inositol polyphosphate kinase kcs1 (EggNog:ENOG503NU2Z; COG:I,K,T) — protein MGPDNTRHSTTTTPADTTTTDTTHLVHNKNGLRKFIETSTAVVVDSNCKVIGRDVSHLKLTKFNKIGGHSIIYKYDKYIIKEIMEEHLMYEKIMANYPQLSQYLPLYLGTVKLQLNHEVKDYIVLEDLTNELSQPFVVDLKMGTRQYGIHSPPEKVKSQKLKCKNSTSLSLGIRLCGLQIINKKGNFELYDKYYGRQLNATGFLNNLVRFLNNKSRYTLLIKCLKVVEHLKSISSMIESLDYFRLYGSSILIIYDNMDDFNVIIKLIDFSKSFFYSEQEFGNLNLEATKDYGYLKGIFNLIESFKVIFNAASGMVIENDNERVLMETIERNKHDYMDSWNKKLEFPTFRYQYDDLTSD, from the coding sequence ATGGGACCTGACAATACCAGGcactccaccaccacgaCACCTGCGGACACCACTACTACCGACACTACACACCTTGTACACAATAAGAATGGTCTTCGTAAGTTCATCGAGACATCTACTGCTGTTGTGGTTGATAGTAACTGTAAAGTAATTGGCCGCGATGTCTCGCACCTCAAACtcaccaaattcaataaGATAGGGGGACATAGCATCATCTACAAGTACGACAAGTATATCATCAAGGAGATTATGGAAGAGCATCTTATGTACGAGAAAATTATGGCCAACTACCCCCAGTTGAGCCAGTATTTACCTCTATACTTGGGCACGGTTAAATTGCAATTAAACCATGAGGTGAAAGATTACATAGTTTTGGAGGATTTGACCAATGAGCTTCTGCAGCCGTTTGttgtggacttgaagatgggCACGCGGCAGTATGGTATCCACTCACCACCCGAAAAGGTCAAAAGCCAGAAACTCAAGTGTAAAAACCTGACGTCCTTAAGCTTGGGAATACGATTATGTGGGCTCcagatcatcaacaagaaggGAAACTTTGAGCTCTACGATAAGTACTACGGACGCCAGCTAAATGCTACTgggttcttgaacaatctTGTTCGATTTCTAAATAACAAATCTCGTTACACCCTACTCATCAAATGcttgaaggtggtggagcACTTGAAGCTGATCTCCAGTATGATCGAGCTGTTAGACTACTTCCGTCTTTACGGGTCGTCAATTCTTATTATATATGACAACATGGATGACTTCAACGTGATTATCAAGCTCATTGATTTCAGCAAGAGTTTCTTCTACCTGGAGCAGGAGTTCGggaatttgaacttggaagcAACAAAGGATTATGGGTATTTGAAGGGAATATTCAATCTCATCGAGCTGTTTAAGGTGATATTCAACGCTGCCAGTGGCATGGTGATTGAAAACGATAATGAAAGAGTGTTGATGGAGACTATTGAACGAAACAAGCATGACTATATGGATAGTTggaacaagaaattggagtTTCCGACTTTTCGTTACCAGTATGATGACCTTACTAGTGATTAG
- a CDS encoding uncharacterized protein (CAZy:GT15; EggNog:ENOG503NUKP; COG:G), with translation MAMVVLLIWALVLVYSASVGAFHDPPHWVPVANTSHDYGSGAYAGNVLGSSSPRNTRLSIPEFAATFLVLCRNYELFDLLETIQSVQDRFNTKYNYDYVFLNDEPFTQLFMESVTAFVPASRVRFGVVPRDHWSYPDWVDVKKAAAVRQAMEKANIVYGGSESYRHMCRFFSGFFYQHELLQDYDFYWRIEPGIKLLCDVNYDVFRRMYDEQKKFAFTLTMFEYSDTIPTLWDRVKEYSRSRDIQGPLIDLVQNHDQWSSYNLCHFWSNFEIARLDVFRAASYADFFQFLDQAGGFFYERWGDAPVHTMYVSLHLEKSDVLYLDDIGYYHSPYAQCPQDEAIRRSNKCVCDPATDFSYTYQSCTAHFLRVLADL, from the coding sequence ATGGCCATGGTGGTGCTTTTAATTTGGGCGCTTGTGTTGGTCTATTCCGCCAGTGTAGGGGCATTTCACGACCCTCCCCACTGGGTTCCAGTGGCAAACACGTCCCACGACTATGGTTCAGGAGCATACGCTGGTAATGTCCTAGGTTCCTCACTGCCTCGAAACACCCGTTTGAGCATACCCGAATTTGCAGCTACGTTCCTTGTTTTGTGTCGCAACTACGAACTCTTCGATCTTCTTGAAACCATTCAGTCGGTCCAGGACCGATTTAATACCAAGTACAATTACGACTATGTGTTTTTAAATGATGAGCCATTCACACAATTGTTCATGGAATCGGTGACAGCATTTGTACCAGCCTCCCGAGTGCGGTTTGGAGTGGTGCCACGGGATCATTGGTCGTATCCAGATTGGGTGGACGTCAAAAAGGCGGCCGCCGTCCGCCAGGCCATGGAAAAAGCCAATATCGTCTACGGTGGATCCGAATCATATAGGCACATGTGCCGGTTTTTCCTGGGATTTTTCTACCAGCACGAGCTTCTCCAGGATTACGACTTCTACTGGCGGATCGAGCCGGGCATTAAGCTTCTTTGTGACGTGAATTATGATGTGTTTCGCCGGATGTACGATGAGCAGAAGAAGTTCGCATTCACCTTGACAATGTTTGAGTACAGTGACACGATCCCCACCCTCTGGGACCGGGTCAAGGAGTACTCCCGCTCTCGCGACATCCAGGGTCCGTTGATCGACTTGGTACAGAACCACGACCAGTGGCTGTCGTACAATTTGTGTCATTTTTGGTCCAACTTCGAGATTGCTCGGTTGGACGTATTTAGGGCCGCATCGTACGCCGATTTCTTCCAGTTCTTGGACCAGGCCGGGGGATTTTTCTACGAGCGCTGGGGCGACGCTCCGGTCCACACCATGTACGTAAGTCTTCACTTGGAAAAACTGGATGTATTGTACCTTGATGACATTGGGTACTATCACTCGCCGTACGCGCAGTGCCCTCAAGACGAAGCCATTAGACGGTCCAACAAGTGCGTGTGTGATCCTGCCACTGACTTTAGCTATACCTACCAAAGTTGCACGGCTCATTTCTTGCGAGTTCTCGCAGACTTATGA
- a CDS encoding uncharacterized protein (COG:U; EggNog:ENOG503NUB0), which translates to MAIKFMFLLSRQGKVRLTKWYETISQKEKSRIMKELTAVILTRRAKMCNILEYKDIKVVYRRYASLFFIMGIESDDNELIGLEIVHRFVEQMDKMYGNVCELDIIFGFNKAYHILDELLLDGYLQESSKREVIKRVSQQDDLEGLDDVDVLVSSY; encoded by the coding sequence ATGGCTATCAAGTTCATGTTCCTATTGTCCCGCCAGGGCAAAGTGCGGTTGACCAAATGGTACGAGACCATCAGTCAGAAGGAGAAGAGTCGGATCATGAAGGAACTCACGGCAGTGATATTGACCCGTCGTGCCAAAATGTGCAATATCTTGGAATACAAAGATATCAAGGTTGTATACCGAAGATATGCCTCTTTGTTCTTCATCATGGGGATCGAAAGTGACGACAACGAGTTGATCGGCTTGGAGATCGTCCATCGTTTTGTGGAGCAGATGGACAAGATGTACGGAAACGTGTGTGAATTGGACATCATTTTTGGATTCAACAAGGCCTACCACATATTGGAcgagttgttgttggacgGATACCTCCAGGAAAGCAGCAAGCGAGAGGTCATAAAACGGGTATCACAGCAAGATGATTTAGAGGGGCTTGATGATGTGGACGTACTTGTTAGTCTGTACTAG